In a genomic window of Lacrimispora sp. BS-2:
- the ilvN gene encoding acetolactate synthase small subunit, which yields MERIVLSLLVDNTSGVLSRVAGLFSRRGYNIESLTVGVTADERYSRMTVVSTGDQEILDQIEKQLRKLEDVRDIKELKPGNSVYRELILVKVHANASQRQAICAIADIFRATIVDVGRDSVTVMLTGDQSKLDAVLNLLEDYEILELARTGLTGLSRGSDDIRYLP from the coding sequence ATGGAAAGAATCGTATTATCGTTGTTGGTTGATAACACCTCCGGTGTATTAAGCCGTGTGGCCGGACTGTTCAGCCGCCGTGGCTATAATATTGAAAGCCTTACGGTGGGTGTGACTGCGGATGAGAGATATTCCAGAATGACAGTGGTATCCACAGGTGATCAGGAGATATTAGACCAGATTGAAAAACAGCTTAGAAAGCTGGAAGACGTAAGGGATATCAAGGAATTAAAGCCAGGCAATTCTGTTTACAGGGAACTTATTCTGGTCAAGGTACATGCCAATGCCAGCCAGCGTCAGGCAATCTGTGCTATTGCCGATATTTTCAGAGCCACCATTGTGGATGTTGGAAGGGATTCCGTAACCGTCATGCTGACAGGAGATCAGTCAAAGCTGGATGCAGTTCTTAACCTGCTTGAAGATTACGAGATTTTAGAGCTTGCCAGAACCGGCCTCACAGGACTTTCCAGAGGCTCCGATGACATTCGCTATCTGCCTTAG
- the ilvC gene encoding ketol-acid reductoisomerase, with translation MAKIYYQEDCNLSLLEGKTIAVIGYGSQGHAHALNLKESGCDVIVGLYEGSSSWAKAEAQGLTVYTASEAAKKADIIMILINDEKQAAMYKESVEPNLKDGDMLMFAHGFAIHFGQIVPPKNVDVTMIAPKAPGHTVRNEYLVGRGTPCLVAVHQDYTGKAKDKALAYALALGGARAGVLETTFKVETETDLFGEQAVLCGGVCALMKAGFETLVEAGYAPENAYFECIHEMKLIVDLIFESGFAGMRYSVSNTAEYGDYITGPKIITDETKKAMKQVLTDIQDGTFAKDWLLENQVGGTHFNAIRKKEASHQLEKVGSELRKLYSWNDGGKLIDN, from the coding sequence ATGGCAAAGATTTACTATCAGGAAGATTGCAATTTATCCTTATTGGAGGGTAAGACCATTGCAGTGATTGGATACGGCAGCCAGGGCCATGCCCATGCGCTTAATTTAAAGGAGTCTGGATGTGATGTCATTGTAGGACTTTATGAGGGAAGCAGTTCCTGGGCAAAGGCAGAAGCACAGGGATTAACCGTTTATACAGCATCAGAAGCTGCAAAAAAGGCTGACATCATTATGATCTTAATCAACGATGAGAAGCAGGCTGCAATGTACAAGGAATCTGTAGAGCCTAATTTAAAGGATGGGGACATGCTGATGTTTGCCCATGGCTTTGCCATTCATTTTGGACAGATCGTTCCTCCGAAGAATGTTGATGTTACCATGATCGCACCAAAGGCTCCCGGCCATACCGTAAGAAATGAATATCTGGTAGGCAGAGGAACTCCCTGTCTGGTTGCTGTTCATCAGGATTATACAGGCAAGGCAAAGGACAAGGCCCTGGCTTATGCATTGGCTCTGGGCGGCGCAAGAGCAGGCGTACTGGAGACCACCTTTAAGGTTGAAACAGAAACAGATCTTTTTGGCGAGCAGGCCGTATTGTGCGGTGGTGTGTGTGCGCTGATGAAGGCTGGCTTTGAAACTCTGGTAGAAGCAGGCTATGCTCCGGAGAATGCTTATTTTGAATGTATCCATGAGATGAAGCTGATCGTGGACCTGATTTTTGAAAGCGGCTTTGCAGGCATGAGATATTCTGTTTCCAACACTGCTGAATACGGTGATTATATCACAGGACCAAAGATCATTACTGATGAGACCAAGAAGGCAATGAAACAGGTTCTTACAGATATTCAGGATGGAACCTTTGCAAAAGACTGGCTGTTAGAAAACCAGGTTGGAGGCACTCACTTTAATGCCATTAGAAAAAAAGAAGCTTCTCACCAGTTAGAAAAGGTAGGCAGCGAACTTCGCAAGCTTTACAGCTGGAACGACGGCGGAAAGCTGATTGATAACTAA
- a CDS encoding LysR family transcriptional regulator, which translates to MDHNLSHYKIFYEVAKAGNISKAAKELYISQPAISKSISKLEDSLEVALFTRNSRGVQLTEEGKLLYNHTKTAFEELNRGELELKRVKDFNIGHLKIGVSNTLCKYILLPYLKGFIEKYPHIKISIESQSTSHTITMLEQQRIDLGLIAEPANRRPLLFRPVMDIHDVFVATKPYLDNLYLREGPDADLFQTGNILLLDKNNMTRKYIDEYLNENQIVPNQLLEVTTMDLLIEFAKIGLGIGCVIKEFVQEEVDRGDLIQIPLESAIRKRTVGFAYNPSGLSTAMENFFDAMRGAGIHT; encoded by the coding sequence ATGGATCATAACCTTTCCCATTATAAGATATTTTATGAAGTTGCCAAAGCCGGTAATATCTCAAAGGCCGCCAAAGAGCTTTACATCAGCCAACCAGCCATCAGCAAATCCATCAGCAAGCTGGAAGACAGCCTGGAGGTGGCCTTATTTACGAGAAATTCCAGAGGCGTCCAGCTTACGGAAGAAGGAAAGCTTCTATATAATCATACAAAAACAGCCTTTGAAGAATTAAACCGCGGGGAACTGGAACTGAAGCGGGTGAAGGATTTTAATATCGGACACTTAAAAATCGGTGTCAGCAATACTCTTTGTAAGTATATACTTCTTCCTTATTTAAAGGGATTCATTGAGAAGTATCCTCATATTAAGATTTCTATTGAAAGCCAGTCCACTTCCCATACGATCACCATGCTGGAACAGCAGCGGATTGATTTAGGGCTGATTGCAGAACCTGCCAACCGGCGCCCCCTTTTGTTTCGGCCGGTTATGGACATCCATGATGTTTTTGTGGCTACGAAACCTTATCTGGATAACCTTTATCTGAGGGAAGGGCCGGATGCAGACCTTTTCCAGACAGGAAATATTCTTCTTTTGGACAAGAACAACATGACCAGAAAGTACATCGACGAATATCTGAACGAAAATCAGATTGTGCCAAATCAGCTTTTAGAGGTCACCACCATGGATCTGCTGATCGAATTTGCTAAAATCGGACTGGGGATCGGATGTGTGATCAAAGAATTTGTCCAGGAAGAAGTGGACCGGGGAGATTTGATCCAGATTCCATTGGAATCGGCAATCAGGAAGAGAACTGTTGGGTTCGCTTATAATCCCAGCGGCTTATCCACGGCTATGGAGAACTTTTTTGATGCTATGAGAGGGGCCGGGATTCATACTTGA
- the leuC gene encoding 3-isopropylmalate dehydratase large subunit, translated as MGMTMTQKILAAHAGLSQVKAGQLIEAELDLVLGNDITSPVAIKEMEKFNKETIFHKDKIALVMDHFIPNKDIKSAENCKCCRDFAGKHEITNYFDVGQMGIEHALLPEKGLVVAGDAVIGADSHTCTYGALGAFSTGVGSTDMAAGMVTGKAWFKVPTAIKFELVGKPSKWVSGKDVILHIIGMIGVDGALYKSMEFSGDGIRNLSMDDRFTICNMAIEAGGKNGIFPVDDLAIQYIKDHGKRDYKIYEADEEAEYEAVYTIDLSKLEPTVSFPHLPENTRTMGSFGEIKIDQSVIGSCTNGRLDDMRIAAAVMKGHKVAKNVRCIVIPATQEIYLQSMKEGLLEIFIEAGAVVSTPTCGPCLGGYMGILAAGERCISTTNRNFVGRMGHVDSEVYLASPAVAAASAITGHISVPGELGL; from the coding sequence ATGGGAATGACGATGACCCAGAAAATATTGGCAGCCCATGCAGGGCTTTCCCAGGTAAAGGCAGGACAGTTGATTGAAGCGGAGCTGGATCTGGTATTGGGAAATGATATTACATCTCCGGTTGCCATTAAGGAAATGGAGAAGTTTAATAAGGAAACCATCTTTCATAAAGATAAGATTGCCCTGGTTATGGACCATTTTATTCCTAATAAGGATATTAAATCCGCAGAAAATTGTAAATGCTGCCGTGATTTCGCCGGCAAACACGAAATTACCAATTATTTCGACGTAGGGCAGATGGGTATCGAACATGCCCTTCTTCCGGAAAAGGGGTTGGTGGTTGCGGGAGATGCAGTCATTGGGGCGGATTCTCATACATGCACTTATGGAGCACTGGGAGCTTTTTCTACCGGCGTGGGCAGCACGGATATGGCGGCAGGCATGGTGACTGGAAAAGCCTGGTTCAAAGTGCCGACCGCAATAAAGTTTGAACTTGTGGGGAAACCCTCCAAATGGGTCAGCGGCAAGGATGTTATTTTACATATCATAGGCATGATCGGCGTAGACGGCGCCTTATACAAGTCCATGGAATTTTCAGGAGACGGCATCAGGAATTTGTCCATGGATGACCGTTTTACCATTTGCAACATGGCCATTGAAGCCGGAGGAAAGAACGGCATTTTTCCGGTGGATGATCTTGCAATCCAATACATAAAGGACCACGGGAAGCGTGATTACAAAATTTATGAGGCGGATGAGGAGGCCGAATATGAAGCGGTTTATACCATTGACTTATCCAAATTAGAGCCTACGGTTTCCTTCCCCCACCTTCCTGAAAATACCAGGACCATGGGCTCCTTTGGGGAGATCAAGATCGATCAGTCGGTGATCGGATCCTGTACCAATGGCAGGCTTGATGATATGCGAATCGCAGCCGCTGTCATGAAAGGTCATAAAGTGGCAAAAAATGTGCGCTGTATCGTAATTCCTGCCACTCAGGAAATTTATTTGCAGTCCATGAAAGAAGGCCTTTTAGAAATCTTTATTGAAGCCGGAGCTGTGGTAAGCACCCCGACCTGCGGTCCCTGCCTTGGGGGCTATATGGGAATCCTGGCGGCAGGAGAGCGCTGTATCTCCACCACCAACCGTAATTTTGTAGGCCGGATGGGTCATGTGGACTCAGAGGTATATCTGGCCAGTCCTGCGGTGGCGGCTGCAAGCGCAATTACCGGCCATATATCTGTGCCGGGCGAACTGGGATTATAG
- the leuD gene encoding 3-isopropylmalate dehydratase small subunit codes for MKACGSVFKYGDNVDTDVIIPARYLNIIDGNELAKHCMEDIDKDFVTNVKKGDIIVANKNFGCGSSREHAPLVIKCAGISCVIAETFARIFYRNAINIGLPIIECPEAARAIQAGNEVTVDFDSGIITNKTTGKSFEGQAFPPFMQEIISAGGLFPYINKKK; via the coding sequence ATGAAGGCATGTGGATCTGTTTTTAAATACGGAGATAATGTGGATACGGATGTTATCATTCCTGCAAGATATTTGAATATCATAGATGGGAATGAGCTGGCAAAGCACTGCATGGAAGATATTGACAAGGATTTTGTAACCAATGTAAAAAAAGGAGACATTATTGTCGCAAATAAGAATTTTGGATGCGGTTCTTCCAGAGAGCACGCCCCTCTGGTAATCAAGTGTGCCGGCATAAGCTGTGTCATTGCCGAGACCTTTGCCAGGATTTTTTACCGGAATGCAATTAATATCGGCCTTCCTATTATAGAATGTCCGGAAGCTGCCAGAGCCATTCAGGCAGGAAATGAGGTTACGGTAGATTTTGACAGCGGCATTATCACCAACAAGACCACCGGCAAATCCTTTGAAGGGCAGGCGTTTCCTCCCTTTATGCAGGAAATCATTTCAGCAGGTGGGTTGTTCCCCTATATTAATAAGAAGAAATAG
- the ybaK gene encoding Cys-tRNA(Pro) deacylase encodes MVKTNAMRMLDKAKILYTTREYEVDEQDLSGSHAADMMGADHGSVFKTLVLKGEKMGYLVCCIPVDGELDLKKAAKAAGDKKVEMIPMKDLQGVTGYIRGGCSPIGMKKQFPTFVEESARSYGEIVVSGGLRGQQIVISPQALVDFIKGKFASLTQS; translated from the coding sequence ATGGTAAAGACAAATGCAATGAGAATGCTTGACAAGGCAAAGATTTTATATACCACAAGAGAATACGAAGTGGACGAGCAGGATCTGTCCGGCAGCCACGCAGCGGATATGATGGGGGCGGATCATGGGAGCGTATTTAAAACTCTTGTATTAAAAGGTGAAAAAATGGGATATCTGGTCTGCTGTATTCCGGTTGACGGGGAACTGGATTTAAAAAAAGCGGCGAAAGCTGCCGGAGATAAGAAGGTGGAGATGATTCCGATGAAGGATTTGCAGGGAGTCACAGGATACATTCGGGGAGGCTGTTCTCCTATCGGCATGAAAAAACAATTTCCTACCTTTGTCGAAGAATCAGCCCGTTCCTACGGGGAAATTGTCGTCAGCGGAGGCTTAAGAGGGCAGCAAATCGTCATATCTCCCCAAGCCTTGGTTGACTTTATAAAGGGCAAATTTGCTTCGCTGACACAGAGTTAG
- a CDS encoding cell wall hydrolase: MLTLRSILQQICQFFRGMTFKVTKRMYRSSAVFMAGAAIITVVAFTSTGFGSGGRNALTAFAETPESEDSPDNEEVKEETLKQEKAQIKLTEARMQAQQLAGNFLEKEVIQKQAQQEESRAEIERINARIALEEEAKRQAEEAAKKAEEARKAAEAAAIKAEKERALHAASVSTDDYQVLLRIVQAEAGVCDDKGKILVANVILNRVKNGEFPDTVKGVVYEPSQFSPVSNGSINSVKVTDDTKQCVDRALGGEDYSNGALYFMNRGGSRRGAISWFDSHLTYLFQHGNHEFFK; this comes from the coding sequence ATGCTTACACTACGCTCTATCCTTCAGCAGATTTGTCAATTCTTCAGAGGGATGACCTTTAAGGTCACAAAGCGGATGTATCGTTCTTCCGCAGTTTTTATGGCGGGTGCGGCAATTATTACTGTTGTGGCGTTTACCTCAACAGGATTTGGAAGCGGCGGCAGGAATGCTTTAACGGCATTTGCAGAAACGCCGGAATCGGAAGACTCTCCGGATAATGAAGAAGTGAAAGAAGAAACCCTTAAGCAGGAAAAAGCTCAAATAAAACTTACGGAAGCCAGGATGCAGGCACAGCAGCTTGCCGGTAATTTTCTGGAAAAAGAGGTAATCCAAAAGCAGGCGCAGCAAGAAGAGTCCAGGGCAGAGATAGAACGAATCAATGCCAGGATCGCTTTGGAAGAAGAGGCAAAACGGCAGGCAGAGGAAGCCGCTAAAAAAGCGGAAGAAGCAAGAAAGGCGGCAGAAGCGGCAGCCATAAAGGCAGAGAAAGAAAGGGCCCTTCACGCTGCATCGGTGTCTACGGATGATTATCAGGTCTTACTGAGGATCGTGCAGGCGGAGGCCGGGGTATGCGACGACAAGGGAAAGATCCTTGTTGCCAATGTGATTTTAAACCGCGTAAAGAATGGAGAATTTCCCGACACGGTGAAAGGAGTCGTCTACGAACCCTCCCAGTTTTCACCGGTATCAAACGGCAGTATTAATTCCGTAAAAGTGACAGATGATACGAAACAGTGTGTTGACCGTGCCTTGGGAGGAGAGGATTATTCCAACGGAGCCCTGTATTTTATGAATCGGGGAGGCTCCAGGAGAGGGGCTATAAGCTGGTTTGATTCCCATCTGACCTATTTATTCCAGCACGGAAACCATGAATTTTTTAAATAA
- a CDS encoding YhcH/YjgK/YiaL family protein: MIFDSAKNLDFYRNLGVDGRYEKAVDFLKNTDLESLVPGKYEIDGKNVFANVTEYTTVPWEEAKYEAHHNYTDIQYMISGSETMTYARIDELAEKVPYNEEKDVVFYDNENPGLKVVVKAGEYMIFNPWDGHKPKAAVSEPAMIKKVIVKIKEN, translated from the coding sequence ATGATTTTTGACTCAGCAAAAAACCTTGATTTTTACAGAAACCTTGGAGTGGATGGAAGATACGAAAAGGCAGTTGATTTTCTTAAGAATACAGATTTAGAGAGCCTGGTGCCAGGCAAATATGAAATTGACGGTAAGAATGTTTTCGCTAATGTGACAGAGTATACAACGGTTCCCTGGGAGGAAGCCAAGTACGAAGCTCACCATAATTATACAGATATTCAATATATGATATCCGGTTCAGAAACCATGACATATGCAAGGATCGATGAACTGGCAGAAAAAGTACCTTATAACGAAGAAAAAGATGTTGTATTTTACGACAATGAAAATCCAGGCTTAAAGGTAGTTGTAAAGGCTGGAGAATATATGATTTTCAATCCCTGGGATGGTCATAAGCCAAAGGCAGCTGTAAGTGAACCGGCTATGATTAAAAAAGTGATTGTTAAGATCAAAGAAAACTGA
- a CDS encoding pectinesterase family protein, producing the protein MIHISKDGTGDFKSIGEALRSLPADHTGEHLLYIHKGFYEEQITVTVPHVTFLGEDAESTILSYGLYARMTMEVGMKRGTFRTYSCLIDTHDFTARNLTFENSAGTGTDVGQALALYADGDRLIFENCRFLGNQDTLFTGPLPPKEIEPDGFIGPKQHSPRINGRHYYKNCYLEGDIDFIFGSATAYFEGCTFFSKYTGMEISSYVTAASTPKDQEYGYVMANCRFEGNCPANNAYLGRPWREYGKIVLLNCFMDDHICKEGWNDWNKEAAHKHAFYGEYGSYGPGAVMEKRPDWIHRLTEADLEKFTKEAVLSGSDSWNP; encoded by the coding sequence ATGATTCATATTTCTAAAGATGGAACCGGAGATTTTAAAAGCATTGGAGAAGCGCTCCGTTCTCTTCCAGCCGATCATACCGGGGAGCACCTTCTCTACATTCACAAGGGATTTTACGAAGAACAGATCACCGTAACGGTTCCTCACGTAACCTTTCTTGGGGAAGATGCGGAAAGCACCATTCTCTCCTACGGCCTTTATGCCCGCATGACCATGGAGGTTGGAATGAAACGGGGCACCTTCCGCACCTATTCCTGCCTGATCGATACCCATGATTTTACCGCCAGGAATCTTACATTTGAAAACAGCGCGGGAACCGGTACTGACGTTGGACAGGCTCTGGCCCTTTATGCGGATGGGGACCGTTTGATTTTTGAAAACTGCCGGTTCCTGGGAAACCAGGACACTCTTTTTACCGGTCCTCTTCCTCCAAAAGAAATCGAACCGGATGGTTTTATAGGACCAAAGCAGCATTCCCCCCGGATCAATGGCCGGCACTATTATAAAAACTGTTACCTCGAGGGGGATATTGACTTTATTTTCGGAAGTGCCACAGCTTATTTTGAAGGCTGCACCTTTTTTTCCAAGTACACGGGAATGGAAATAAGCAGCTATGTGACTGCTGCTTCCACTCCAAAAGATCAGGAATATGGCTACGTCATGGCAAACTGCCGCTTTGAAGGCAACTGTCCCGCCAACAACGCGTATCTGGGACGTCCCTGGAGGGAGTATGGGAAAATCGTGCTTTTAAACTGCTTTATGGATGATCACATCTGCAAAGAAGGCTGGAATGACTGGAACAAAGAAGCTGCTCATAAACATGCCTTCTATGGCGAATACGGCAGTTACGGTCCTGGTGCTGTAATGGAAAAACGGCCGGACTGGATTCACCGGCTGACAGAGGCTGATCTTGAAAAATTTACAAAAGAAGCAGTCTTGTCCGGTTCTGATAGCTGGAATCCATAA
- a CDS encoding phosphoenolpyruvate carboxykinase (ATP), with product MSTKAYYPINEIGKGQPGFATTRSIIEAPFYGNNVIKINTLREAYELAKNSPGTVVTDMPVYRGEEFGLDKDAKVLLFNDGAITGRYATARRIAGEPGVNCAALDKVVMDAVYETRWKTMYHAQVFVGLDPEFMVKAHLLIPEGEENILYNWMLNFQYMSDEYAKMYKASKPVGDGKEADIFIFSDPQWNGSDRPGVDLSCLSDPKCLCYFNTDQNCAAILGMRYFGEHKKGTLTMAWALANRNGYASCHGGQKEYNLTDGSKYVASVFGLSGSGKSTITHAKHGGKYDVTVLHDDAFIINTDTCSSVALEPTYFDKTQDYPTGCEDNKYLLTAQNCSCTLDEDGKIQLVTEDIRNGNGRAIKSKLWSPNRVDKINAPVNAIFWIMKDPTIPPIVKLKGSSLASVMGATLATKRSSAERLAPGADPNALVVVPYANPFRTYPLANDYEKFKKLVEEKDVDCYIINTGDFMGKKVQPKDTLGILEAIVDKTAQFKQWGPFSDIEILEWEGFVPDLSDAAYAEQLKARMEDRVKFVANTATVKEGYDKLPDDALAALQKIVEELK from the coding sequence ATGTCAACAAAAGCATATTATCCAATCAATGAAATTGGAAAAGGCCAACCAGGTTTTGCAACTACGCGTTCGATCATTGAAGCTCCGTTTTATGGAAACAACGTAATAAAAATCAATACTCTTAGAGAGGCATATGAACTGGCGAAGAATTCACCAGGAACTGTTGTAACGGACATGCCTGTATACAGAGGAGAGGAATTTGGCCTTGATAAGGATGCCAAGGTTCTCTTGTTTAATGATGGTGCGATTACCGGACGCTATGCGACTGCAAGAAGAATCGCAGGAGAACCCGGTGTAAATTGCGCTGCTCTTGACAAAGTTGTTATGGACGCAGTTTATGAAACCCGGTGGAAAACAATGTATCATGCACAGGTTTTTGTAGGTCTTGACCCTGAATTCATGGTGAAAGCACACCTCCTTATCCCGGAAGGTGAAGAAAATATCCTCTATAACTGGATGCTGAACTTCCAGTATATGTCTGATGAATATGCGAAAATGTATAAAGCTTCCAAGCCGGTCGGTGATGGAAAAGAAGCCGATATCTTTATCTTCTCCGATCCTCAGTGGAACGGTTCTGACCGTCCCGGAGTCGATCTTTCCTGTTTAAGCGATCCAAAGTGTTTATGCTACTTTAATACGGACCAGAACTGTGCGGCAATCCTGGGTATGAGATACTTCGGTGAGCACAAAAAAGGCACCCTTACGATGGCCTGGGCTCTTGCAAACCGCAACGGCTATGCTTCCTGCCACGGCGGACAGAAAGAATATAACTTAACCGATGGTTCAAAATATGTTGCATCTGTATTTGGTTTATCCGGCTCAGGAAAATCCACCATTACCCACGCAAAGCATGGCGGAAAATATGATGTTACGGTTCTTCATGACGATGCATTTATTATCAATACCGACACCTGCTCATCTGTGGCATTGGAACCTACATACTTTGATAAAACACAGGATTACCCGACCGGCTGTGAAGATAACAAATATCTTTTAACTGCCCAGAACTGCTCCTGTACCTTAGACGAAGACGGAAAGATCCAGCTGGTAACAGAGGATATAAGAAACGGCAACGGACGTGCCATCAAATCAAAATTGTGGTCTCCTAACCGTGTGGATAAGATCAATGCTCCGGTCAATGCTATTTTCTGGATCATGAAGGATCCTACCATTCCGCCGATAGTAAAGTTAAAAGGTTCTTCCCTGGCATCTGTTATGGGCGCAACTCTTGCAACAAAGAGATCCTCAGCGGAAAGACTGGCGCCGGGAGCTGATCCAAATGCCCTGGTAGTTGTACCTTATGCAAACCCATTCAGAACCTATCCTCTTGCCAATGACTATGAGAAATTTAAAAAGCTGGTAGAAGAGAAGGATGTAGATTGCTATATTATTAACACTGGTGATTTCATGGGTAAGAAGGTTCAGCCAAAGGATACCCTAGGCATCCTGGAAGCCATTGTGGATAAGACCGCCCAGTTCAAGCAGTGGGGACCATTCTCTGATATCGAAATCCTTGAGTGGGAAGGATTTGTTCCGGACCTTAGTGATGCCGCTTATGCAGAGCAGTTAAAGGCACGTATGGAAGACCGGGTGAAATTTGTTGCCAATACAGCCACTGTTAAGGAAGGCTATGACAAGCTTCCGGATGATGCCCTGGCAGCACTTCAGAAAATTGTTGAAGAATTGAAGTAA
- a CDS encoding HAD family hydrolase has product MNKEYLLFDLDGTLTDPKEGITKSVQYSLRHFGIEVENLDELCCFIGPPLKDSYMEYYGFSEEQARKAIDIYREYFSEKGWYENKAYEGVLDVLKSLLNAGKKLYVASSKPEVFVRKILKHFGLDSCFLFMGGADMEETRVKKADVIRYVLKECGITDLDRTVMIGDRKHDILGAKETGIASVGVLYGYGDRRELTEAGADVLAETIFDLQNLL; this is encoded by the coding sequence ATGAATAAAGAATATTTGTTGTTTGATTTAGATGGAACCCTTACGGATCCCAAAGAGGGCATAACCAAGTCTGTCCAGTACAGCCTCCGGCATTTTGGGATTGAGGTGGAGAATTTAGATGAGCTTTGCTGCTTTATCGGGCCTCCTTTAAAGGACAGCTATATGGAGTATTACGGCTTTAGTGAGGAACAGGCAAGAAAAGCCATCGATATTTACCGGGAATATTTTTCGGAAAAAGGATGGTATGAAAATAAGGCCTATGAAGGGGTTTTGGATGTACTGAAGTCTCTCCTTAATGCAGGGAAAAAGCTTTATGTGGCATCCTCAAAGCCGGAAGTGTTTGTCAGGAAGATCTTAAAACATTTTGGGCTGGATTCCTGTTTTTTATTTATGGGAGGCGCCGACATGGAAGAAACCAGGGTAAAAAAAGCCGATGTGATCCGTTATGTTTTAAAGGAATGCGGGATCACCGATTTGGACAGGACGGTGATGATCGGAGACAGGAAGCATGATATTTTGGGAGCAAAAGAAACCGGGATTGCCTCTGTAGGGGTGTTGTACGGTTATGGAGACAGGCGGGAGCTTACGGAAGCCGGAGCGGATGTGCTGGCAGAAACAATTTTTGATTTGCAGAATCTTTTATAG
- a CDS encoding HPr family phosphocarrier protein, with protein sequence MKKVEIGFWGVESILEFVSIAGACKEKINLACGDRTVNAKSLLSVLSLATADGVELIIHEESCDSLLRLLELYVEHGRLLGSKHIAV encoded by the coding sequence ATGAAAAAGGTGGAGATCGGATTCTGGGGAGTTGAATCTATCCTGGAATTTGTCTCAATTGCGGGAGCGTGTAAGGAAAAAATAAATTTGGCCTGCGGAGATAGAACGGTAAACGCAAAATCGTTGCTTTCTGTCCTGTCTTTGGCCACTGCAGATGGAGTGGAATTGATCATTCATGAAGAATCCTGCGATTCTCTTTTAAGACTCCTGGAACTGTATGTTGAGCATGGAAGACTGCTTGGCAGCAAACATATTGCTGTCTGA